In Deltaproteobacteria bacterium, the sequence TGCGGCGCGCAGGGCTTCGAGCGCGACCGCGGTCGGCGACGCGGTGACGGCGATGAGCGCCCCGGTGATCGTGCGTGTTTTCAGTTCGCGCGGCGACGCGGTGGCGACCAGGCGTCCCGCCGCGATCAGCGAGAGCGTGTCGCAGTGCTCGGCCTCGTCCATGTAATGGGTCGTCACGAACACGGTGACGCCGGCGTCCTTCATCTCGTGTATCAGATCCCAGAACTGGCGGCGGGAGATGGGATCGACGCCCGCGGTGGGCTCGTCGAGAAACAAAATGCGCGGTTCGTGCAGAATCGCGCAGCCGAGGGCCAGACGCTGTTTCCATCCGCCCGACAGGTCGGCGGTCAGCGCGTCCTCGCGCCCGGCGAGCCCCGCCATGTCGATCACGTAACGCATGCGCGCGGCGCGTTTGGCGCGCGGGATTTTGTAGATGCCCGCGTAGAAATCGATGTTCTGTTTTACGGACAGATCGGCGTAGAGCGAAAACCGCTGCGACATGTAGCCGATGTTTTCCTTGATCGTGTTCGACTCGCGCACGATGTCGAAACCGCCCACGGCGCCGGCCCCCGAGGTCGGGCTGATGATACCGCACAGCATGCGGATGGTCGTCGATTTTCCCGCGCCGTTCGGTCCGAGGAAGCCGTAGATCTGCCCGGCCTCGACGCGCACGTTCAGACGGTCGACGGCGGTGAACGCGCCGAAGCGCCGTGTC encodes:
- a CDS encoding ABC transporter ATP-binding protein; translation: MIENRNGSASPPRNGVAVETHDLTRRFGAFTAVDRLNVRVEAGQIYGFLGPNGAGKSTTIRMLCGIISPTSGAGAVGGFDIVRESNTIKENIGYMSQRFSLYADLSVKQNIDFYAGIYKIPRAKRAARMRYVIDMAGLAGREDALTADLSGGWKQRLALGCAILHEPRILFLDEPTAGVDPISRRQFWDLIHEMKDAGVTVFVTTHYMDEAEHCDTLSLIAAGRLVATASPRELKTRTITGALIAVTASPTAVALEALRAAPDLRRAQVFGRSIHVQGASEESAVRAARDALAAAGCTVESIDPIRPSLEDVFIALVEAETRTEVDRFDGGGA